The Ardenticatenales bacterium DNA window AACGCCGCCTGCTAGGGCAAGAAGAGGAAGATAATGATTAATGGGTGGTAACTATTCACGTCTCCGAGAGATTGGACCAATTTTGTAGACATCAATAAGATTCAACCAGAGCAAATTGGTCCAATCTGGGCAGATGACCTGTATAGTCACAATGGGTGAATGGTTGCATGGTTAATAGGGGATGGGTTTGTGCCGAATTAACTATCGACGACCAGCGCTCAACTGTCAACTAAGGAACGGAAATCAAATAAGACAGCGAAGTTGTTTCCTTACCGTTCCTGCAAACTGACGATGCCATTCCGTACTTTATTTCATCGTCAGTCCTAACCACTATCCACTACCCCAGGAGTATGTCACATGGCTTTGATTCCCAGTCTCTTGCTGAAACAGCTTTACACGTTTGGCAGCCTCAAGAATGTTGAAGGCGGCGTGCAATTTTCGATTAAGAACCGTCTCAGCGACGCTTATTTGACCGAGGTGGGCCAGGTTTTGATTGATGGGGTGGAAGTGCCAATGCCGGCAATCGCCATCAGACTCAACCACGATCAAACCATCAACCCCGCCGACGTCTCCGCCCGCAATCCCGTCAGCTTCCCCTTGCGCGAAACCCTGGACATCCTGGCGAACGTCGATCACCTGCCCAACGGCAAACACAAACTGGAGATACGCTTCAAAACCACGCCCTTCGGCAAACTCAAACTGGAAGTCGAGGACGCCATCTCCGCCGATGACGAACACCTGCTGCGCATTCCGCGCGACCGCGCCGATGACTACGGCGCCGACATCATCAAAAAGCGGCAGGAATTCGTACAGCAATTCACCGGCGCCCGATTGAATCATGTCGCGCAGTTCACCTTCGACCCGCAAGCCACCAAAGGCAACATCGAAAACCTCACGGGCGTGGCTCAGGTTCCGTTGGGATTCGCCGGACCACTGCACATTGACGGCGAAAACGCTAAAGGGGAGTTTCTCATTCCTCTGGCCACTACGGAAGGCACACTCGTCGCCTCCTACAATCGCGGCATCAAGCTCCTCAACCTCAGCGGCGGCGTCAGATGCACCGTCGTCGGCGACGCCATGCAGCGCGCGCCCGTTTTTGTCTTTGAAGATGCCCGCCAGGGACGCGAGTTCGCCCGGTGGGTCCAGGAAAACCTCCAGACCATCCGCCGCGAAGCGGAATCCACGTCTAGCGTCGCCAAACTCCAATACATTGACACCTACCTGGCGAACAAGTTCGTTTATTTGCGCTTCAACTACTACACGGGCGATGCCGCCGGGCAAAACATGGTGGGGCGGGCCACCTTCGCCGCCTGTAGTTGGGTGCTGGACAATTATCCTGGCGTAAAGCACTTCTACCTGGAATCCAACTTCGCCACGGATAAGAAAGCCTCGCAGATCAACATCATGCGCACGCGCGGCAAGCGCGTCACCGCCGAAGCCGTGGTCAAGCGGGACGTTCTCATTCAGAACATGCGTGTGGAGCCGGAAGGGCTGGCCTACCATTATGGCGTCGCCAACATCGGGGCCATTCTCTCCGGGGCCAACAACAACGGCCTGCACTCGGCCAACGCCATCACCGCCATGTTCATCGCCACGGGGCAGGATGTCGCCAATGTGTCCGAATCGTCCGCGGGCGTGCTTTATACCGAACTGACCCCTGAGCGCGACCTGTACATTTCCATCACTATTCCCTCGCTGATTGTCGCAACCTACGGCGGCGGCACGAGCCTGGCGACGCAGCGGGAATGCCTGGAACTACTGGGTTGCTATGGCAAGGGGAAGGTAAACAAGCTGGCGGAGATCGTTGCCGGCGCGGTGCTGGCGGGCGAGCTTTCCCTGGCGGCGGCTATTTCCTCGTCGGACTGGGTTTCCAGCCACGAGCAATACGGGCGCAATCGCTAACAGGCTGGCCGAGAAGTCCGTCCGCTATTCTGTAGGACGCGGATTAGCACGGGAAAACGCGGATTCAGGCTCTTTCGGTGGCAAAATCCGCAAGATCTGCGTCCCCTCTTTCTTTCTGGACCCTGGCGTTTTTGGAGTGGAGGCTTCAGCCGGCCCAAGTTGACCCGGCTAAAGCCTCGACTCCAATCACCCTATGTGTATTTCGCCAGAATCGAGTTTCTTTTTCCGACAAGCTGCCAGAACCGGGCACTTCTCATTGCAGTTCATGCCAGGAACGCCGTTCCTCAAGGGAATGGCGTTCCTCACGTACTGATAGGGGGTTGAAAAGGAAAGCGGTGAACCTGTTGCATGTCTCCTGGCTCACCGCCCATGAGAGCCACGTTATCCACCGTAATCTCCCAATCGATTGGCTTCTGTAGGAACCAGCGTAGCGCCGGAGCCAGCTTTTCATGGTCCAGGTCCCCTTGCGCCAACGTAATGTGGGGTAGCCAGCGGTCGGCTTCGTAGTAGCGGACAGGGTTGATGGCGGCGGCGGCGAAGCTGGGGCGCAGCACCCCATGCAGCGCCATGAGCGCGACGGATCGTACCACGGGAATGTACAGCACCAGATGCGGGTGTGTGAACAGGCCCAGCCCCGTAGCGCGCGCGGCAAAGGGGGAGGCTTGTTGCGCGATCACGTGCAGGGGGGCTTGCATTTGGTTGACGTCAATGTGTTCGGCGACGTAATAGGAGATATGCGGGATGGGGACCAGTTGCAGCAAGGCGGTGACGCCAAACTGCTCTTTGAGTACCCGCCAGATGGCGCGGACGCGGGCTTCGTGTTGTTTATCCAGAAGTGAGACGAGACCTTCCATGATTCTCCTGTCGGGCTTCGGGGGATTATGTTGATTTTGATGGTGTGGTATTTTAGTGAGTGCCGGCATTTCCGGCGAAGAAATCACCTTCGAAAACATGTGGGAGGGTGGGTTCCTAACGTCCCCTGTGAAAATACGTGGATAAAACAAACATCCGCGCAATCTTGATTGTTTTCATCCATTTGTGATGCGCCTCGCGCATGGTACTTTAATTAAGTTACTGGACTCTGGCGTTTTTGGCGTGGAGGCTTCAGCCGGTCCGCATATGGGGGTTGACCCGGCTAAAGCCTCGACTCCGATCACCAATGGGGGTTGACCCGGCTAAAGCCTCGACTCCGATCACCAATGGCTAAAGCCTCGACTCCGATCACCAATGGGGGTTGACCCGGCTAAAGCCTCGACTCCGATCACCAATGGGGGTTGACCCGGCTAAAGCCTCGACTCCGATCACCAATGGGGGTTGACCCGGCTAAAGCCTCGACTCCGATCACCAATGGGGGTTGACCCGGCTAAAGCCTCGACTCCGATCACCAAGGTTGACCCGGCTAAAGCCTCGACTCCGATCACCAATGGGGTTGACCCGGCTAAAGCCTCGACTCCGATCACCAATGGGGTTGACCCGGCTAAAGCCTCGACTCCGATCACCCTATGTGGAATTCGCCAAACTCCAGTAAGTTAGCGAATTTGTGCGGACAGCTTGTCAGTAGCCATCTGATGAAAACGTGAAGTTGTTTTTGGACGGCTACAATGGGCGGTGAAAGAAGGCAGTCAGGGTAGAAAGGTTCCCCACATCTGGTGACAGTGTTTGAATGACTGTAAAGGGTAGCAAGTGCGATGATGATTGAGTATACGAGCGGCAACCTGCTGGAAGCCAGGGTAGAGGCGCTGGTCAACACGGTCAATTGCGTCGGCGTCATGGGAAAAGGGATTGCACTGCAATTCAAACAAGCTTATCCCGACAATTTTGCCGCCTATGCGCGCGCGTGTCAGGCGGGAGAAGTACGACCGGGTCACATGTTTATCACGGAAACCGGGAGCATATTGCCCCCGCGATACATTATTAATGCAGGCAAATGAAGAGGCGGCGCAAGATGTGGAGATTGCGGTATCTGCCGTGCATGACTGGAATACGCGAAAAAAAGACCGGTATCAGCCGTTTCACATCCGCAGCGCCTGGCAGCGATTGCACGATACGTTATGGCAAGTTGCGCCGGATAAGACCGCCGACGATAGTTCAGAGCGGATCCGCTTATAAGTTTGAAATTGACGGATGCGCCTGGCGTAGCCAGATCGTCCCCCCCAACGCCAGCAACAGCCCCAACGTCACCAACCCATCCGCCGCCGCCAGGTACGTTGCCGCCAGCGGTGCCGGCAGAATCCGCTCCATCACCTCCCCCGGCAAGCAGAGAAGCCCCACAACACCCGCCGTGGTTAGCGCCAGCGTCATTTGCCGTTGTTTGTCCGGCAAGTGCGCCAGGGCATAGGCCGCCGCCGCCAGGAACAGAACGACGGGCACGATGTCGTAGATGCGGTGATAGGTCGCCAGCACGGTTCCCAGGGAGAATAGTGTGAGCAGCAATAGTTCCGTGTACGGGGTGATGGGCGTGGACCGCTGCCGCCAGCGCCAGAATGCCGCCAGGACGACCAGGATGATCATTATGCCGGCAATAATCTGCCACACAACGGATTCCGGCCACAGACCACCCAGGTGAATGCCCGGCTGGTTGGTGTGGCGCAGGAATAACTGCCAATAGATGCGCAGCGTCTGCCAGAGGCCGCCGTGGTCCAGACTGGCGACGATGAGCAGCCCGGCTACTTGCGTGAGCAGGGCCAGCAGCAGGGGGAGCCAGCGGCGGCGGTAAAGCCAGAGGAGGACGAGGGGGAGGGTCAGGGCGTATTTGGAGAGGGCGAATCCCAGGCTGAGGCCGGCCAGCCAGGGATGACGCGCCACGTTCTTGTGCGCCAGCAGCATGAGGACGAAGACGATGAGGGTGGTTTGCCCGGACCAGACGGCCACGCGCGTGCCGGCAAAACCGTAAAACGCCAGCGCCACCCACCAACTGAGCAGCCGGGAGGGAAATGCCGGCAGCAGCCGCAGCGCCAGCCACGGCGTCCACAACATCAGCCCCACATTGATCGCCAGCCAAATCCCCTGCGCCACCGACCAGGAAAACCAGGAGAACAGCGACAGCAACAGCAGCAGCGGGGCCGTATTTGCCGGCGTGCGCGCCAGACCCGCCCGCGCCACGGGCGGCGTCGTGGTTACGGAACCATCCAGATAGGTGATGGGCAACTCTGGCTCCGCGTAACGGGCAAACGCGCTGTACGGATTCTCCCCCTGGCGCACGAAATGGCCGAAGAACCAGTACGAATGGAAATCAACGCCCCCCTGCGCGTCCGCTATGCGCGTGAAGA harbors:
- a CDS encoding hydroxymethylglutaryl-CoA reductase, yielding MALIPSLLLKQLYTFGSLKNVEGGVQFSIKNRLSDAYLTEVGQVLIDGVEVPMPAIAIRLNHDQTINPADVSARNPVSFPLRETLDILANVDHLPNGKHKLEIRFKTTPFGKLKLEVEDAISADDEHLLRIPRDRADDYGADIIKKRQEFVQQFTGARLNHVAQFTFDPQATKGNIENLTGVAQVPLGFAGPLHIDGENAKGEFLIPLATTEGTLVASYNRGIKLLNLSGGVRCTVVGDAMQRAPVFVFEDARQGREFARWVQENLQTIRREAESTSSVAKLQYIDTYLANKFVYLRFNYYTGDAAGQNMVGRATFAACSWVLDNYPGVKHFYLESNFATDKKASQINIMRTRGKRVTAEAVVKRDVLIQNMRVEPEGLAYHYGVANIGAILSGANNNGLHSANAITAMFIATGQDVANVSESSAGVLYTELTPERDLYISITIPSLIVATYGGGTSLATQRECLELLGCYGKGKVNKLAEIVAGAVLAGELSLAAAISSSDWVSSHEQYGRNR
- a CDS encoding macro domain-containing protein, encoding MIEYTSGNLLEARVEALVNTVNCVGVMGKGIALQFKQAYPDNFAAYARACQAGEVRPGHMFITETGSILPPRYIINAGK
- a CDS encoding 2'-5' RNA ligase family protein; this encodes MEGLVSLLDKQHEARVRAIWRVLKEQFGVTALLQLVPIPHISYYVAEHIDVNQMQAPLHVIAQQASPFAARATGLGLFTHPHLVLYIPVVRSVALMALHGVLRPSFAAAAINPVRYYEADRWLPHITLAQGDLDHEKLAPALRWFLQKPIDWEITVDNVALMGGEPGDMQQVHRFPFQPPIST
- a CDS encoding DUF2029 domain-containing protein, encoding MFLRRSLQITLIGLALLAVLSGVRIFTRIADAQGGVDFHSYWFFGHFVRQGENPYSAFARYAEPELPITYLDGSVTTTPPVARAGLARTPANTAPLLLLLSLFSWFSWSVAQGIWLAINVGLMLWTPWLALRLLPAFPSRLLSWWVALAFYGFAGTRVAVWSGQTTLIVFVLMLLAHKNVARHPWLAGLSLGFALSKYALTLPLVLLWLYRRRWLPLLLALLTQVAGLLIVASLDHGGLWQTLRIYWQLFLRHTNQPGIHLGGLWPESVVWQIIAGIMIILVVLAAFWRWRQRSTPITPYTELLLLTLFSLGTVLATYHRIYDIVPVVLFLAAAAYALAHLPDKQRQMTLALTTAGVVGLLCLPGEVMERILPAPLAATYLAAADGLVTLGLLLALGGTIWLRQAHPSISNL